Proteins from a single region of Chanodichthys erythropterus isolate Z2021 chromosome 13, ASM2448905v1, whole genome shotgun sequence:
- the LOC137033757 gene encoding myotubularin-related protein 3 isoform X2 yields the protein MVEEGQQSLEAHGSPVPEDEQVVFPLLHGECVEHVGRAEESVIALTSYRLHIKLQENAVNVPLQLIESVESRDLTQLHLTCKDCKVIRCNFLSAEQCQDWLRRMSAVVRPPARLEELFAFAFLSCSASVSAEDRELHDGICRAGGHQRRFKRELERMGFDTHSAWRISNINSNYRVCDSYPEQIIVPAVITDQELESVAAFRSWKRIPAVVYRHQSSGAVIGRCGQPEVSWWGWRNAEDEHLVQAIAKACVTDPASSAAQANGSCVRRHSDPHMANGNVEAESSATPPQKLLIMDARSYAAAVANRAKGGGCECPEYYPNCEVMFMGMANIHSIRKSFQCLRTLCAQVPDPVNWLSALEGTKWLQHLSLLLKASLLVVNAVDRDRRPVLVHCSDGWDRTPQIVALSKLLLDPFYRTIQGFQVLVETEWLDYGHKFADRCGHGENADDLNERCPVFLQWLDCVHQLQRQFPCSFEFSEAFLVKLAQHTYSCLFGTFLCNSVKEREERRVQEKTCSVWSLLRPTNTSFHNILYSPRSETVLHPVCHVRNLMLWSAVYLPNSAPSTPSDESCVPHSASPEDTPVSRLPKTRSYDDLPSSCEGLTPNRRSSDPNRKEKWQDHLLGLEMGVTAEPDRIHTQTSERSALGFDANDSESLNGAELCVTDSQMEHISQEVRDEENRKLEVLKNTPAFDVPDDFDSEDQTPEDHAVEKHPHPDENIELPSDGLPFTITHDPSESSSQSSTESSSSPNHTLNGVCSPSQHPVHPPPPHSANQDSRQMGDASPTSPRKPVGRGSAAALGHLDTDGLSLHSDAVQVRLRQMEAGHQLQVETLKKQVQELWSRLHINGKLTSLPDGENNLESGCLQRCGTTELLSESSWEQIEQQEAEVTQWYSDHPASRCYGCERTFWLATRKHHCRNCGNVFCASCCDQKVAVPSQQLREPNHVCQACYGHLRPSAVPPALPPADLELEKPITASSN from the exons ATG GTTGAAGAGGGGCAGCAGAGTTTGGAGGCCCATGGGAGCCCCGTACCGGAGGACGAACAG GTCGTGTTCCCGCTGCTGCACGGCGAGTGTGTGGAACATGTCGGGAGGGCAGAGGAGTCTGTCATTGCCTTAACCAGCTACCGCCTTCACATCAAACTCCAAGAGAACGCCGTCAAT GTCCCACTGCAGCTGATCGAGAGCGTGGAGAGTCGGGATCTGACTCAACTGCACCTCACCTGCAAAGACTGCAAGGTCATCAG GTGTAACTTCCTGTCGGCGGAGCAGTGTCAGGATTGGCTGAGGAGGATGAGCGCAGTGGTGCGGCCGCCGGCCCGGCTGGAGGAGCTCTTCGCCTTCGCGTTCCTCTCGTGTAGCGCGAGTGTGTCCGCTGAGGACAGAGAGCTGCATGATGGGATCTGCCGTGCAG GAGGACATCAGCGGAGGTTCAAGCGAGAGCTGGAGAGGATGGGCTTCGACACCCACAGTGCCTGGAGAATCTCCAACATCAACAGCAACTACAG GGTGTGTGACAGTTACCCAGAGCAGATCATCGTGCCTGCTGTGATCACGGACCAGGAGCTGGAGAGCGTGGCTGCGTTTAGATCCTGGAAGAGGATCCCGGCTGTGGTTTACAG ACACCAGAGTTCGGGCGCTGTGATTGGTCGATGCGGGCAGCCAGAGGTCAGCTGGTGGGGTTGGCGAAATGCTGAAGATGAGCATTTGGTGCAAGCCATCGCTAAAGCCTGCGTCACGGATCCAGCTTCGAGCGCAGCGCAGGCGAATGGCTCCTGCGTTCGCCGTCACTCCG ATCCTCACATGGCCAATGGGAACGTAGAGGCGGAGTCGAGTGCCACGCCCCCTCAGAAGCTCTTAATAATGGACGCCCGGTCGTACGCGGCTGCAGTAGCCAATCGGGCGAAGGGAGGCGGCTGCGAGTGTCCAG AGTATTATCCCAACTGTGAGGTGATGTTCATGGGCATGGCCAACATCCACTCCATCCGGAAGAGCTTCCAGTGTTTGCGGACTCTCTGCGCTCAAGTTCCTGATCCGGTCAA TTGGCTGTCGGCGCTGGAGGGCACTAAATGGCTGCAGCATCTGTCTCTGCTGCTGAAAGCGTCTCTTCTGGTGGTGAACGCAGTGGATCGGGACCGCAGGCCTGTGCTGGTGCACTGCTCCGACGGCTGGGACCGGACGCCTCAGATAGTGGCGCTGTCCAAACTGCTGCTGGACCCCTTCTACAGGACCATCCAG GGTTTTCAGGTGCTGGTGGAGACCGAGTGGTTGGATTACGGTCATAAGTTCGCCGACCGCTGCGGCCACGGCGAGAACGCGGACGATCTGAACGAGCGCTGTCCGGTGTTCCTGCAGTGGCTGGACTGCGTTCATCAGCTCCAGAGACAGTTCCCATGCTCCTTTGAGTTCAGCGAGGCCTTTCTG GTGAAGTTAGCGCAGCACACGTACTCGTGTCTGTTCGGGACGTTCCTGTGCAACAGCGTGAAGGAGCGAGAGGAGCGGCGCGTTCAGGAGAAGACGTGCTCCGTTTGGTCTCTGCTGCGGCCGACGAACACATCCTTCCACAACATCCTCTACTCGCCGCGCTCCGAGACC GTTTTGCACCCAGTGTGTCACGTGAGGAATCTGATGCTATGGAGTGCCGTCTACCTGCCTAACTCCGCCCCCTCCACGCCTTCTGATGAGTCATGTGTGCCACACTCAGCCTCACCTGAGGACACGCCTGTGAGCAG GTTACCAAAGACTCGGTCATATGACGACCTGCCCTCATCGTGTGAGGGTTTAACCCCGAACCGCCGCAGCAGCGACCCCAACAGGAAGGAGAAGTGGCAGGACCACCTGCTCGGCCTGGAGATGGGCGTGACGGCAGAGCCGGACAGAATCCACACGCAGACGTCCGAACGCAGCGCTCTCGGCTTCGACGCGAACGATTCTGAATCATTAAACGGGGCGGAGCTTTGTGTGACTGACAGCCAAATGGAACACATCTCACAGGAAGTGAGAGATGAGGAAAACAGGAAGCTGGAAGTTCTAAAAAACACGCCTGCCTTCGATGTTCCAGACGACTTTGACAGTGAGGACCAAACGCCTGAAGATCACGCTGTGGAAAAACACCCGCATCCTGACGAGAACATCGAGTTACCATCAGACGGATTACCCTTTACTATTACCCACGATCCTTCAGAATCTAGCAGCCAATCCTCCACGGAGAGTTCTTCCAGTCCAAACCACACTCTCAACGGCGTCTGCTCACCTTCCCAGCATCCCGttcatcctcctcctccgcaTTCGGCCAATCAGGACAGCCGCCAGATGGGAGACGCTTCTCCGACGTCGCCCCGTAAGCCTGTCGGGCGAGGGTCCGCGGCGGCGTTAGGGCACCTGGATACGGACGGGTTGAGTCTGCACAGCGACGCCGTACAGGTGCGTCTGCGGCAGATGGAGGCGGGGCATCAGCTGCAGGTGGAGACGCTGAAGAAACAGGTGCAGGAGCTCTGGAGCCGTCTGCACATCAACGGGAAGCTG ACGTCTCTGCCGGACGGGGAGAACAACCTCGAGTCTGGCTGTCTGCAGCGCTGCGGTACCACTGAACTCCTGTCCGAATCCAGCTGGGAACAGATCGAGCAACAGGAAGCAGAG GTGACACAGTGGTACTCGGATCACCCGGCGTCCCGTTGCT
- the LOC137033757 gene encoding myotubularin-related protein 3 isoform X1 — MVEEGQQSLEAHGSPVPEDEQVVFPLLHGECVEHVGRAEESVIALTSYRLHIKLQENAVNVPLQLIESVESRDLTQLHLTCKDCKVIRCNFLSAEQCQDWLRRMSAVVRPPARLEELFAFAFLSCSASVSAEDRELHDGICRAGGHQRRFKRELERMGFDTHSAWRISNINSNYRVCDSYPEQIIVPAVITDQELESVAAFRSWKRIPAVVYRHQSSGAVIGRCGQPEVSWWGWRNAEDEHLVQAIAKACVTDPASSAAQANGSCVRRHSGKSTRLCSSCSVTTAAHSLPVFTSDPHMANGNVEAESSATPPQKLLIMDARSYAAAVANRAKGGGCECPEYYPNCEVMFMGMANIHSIRKSFQCLRTLCAQVPDPVNWLSALEGTKWLQHLSLLLKASLLVVNAVDRDRRPVLVHCSDGWDRTPQIVALSKLLLDPFYRTIQGFQVLVETEWLDYGHKFADRCGHGENADDLNERCPVFLQWLDCVHQLQRQFPCSFEFSEAFLVKLAQHTYSCLFGTFLCNSVKEREERRVQEKTCSVWSLLRPTNTSFHNILYSPRSETVLHPVCHVRNLMLWSAVYLPNSAPSTPSDESCVPHSASPEDTPVSRLPKTRSYDDLPSSCEGLTPNRRSSDPNRKEKWQDHLLGLEMGVTAEPDRIHTQTSERSALGFDANDSESLNGAELCVTDSQMEHISQEVRDEENRKLEVLKNTPAFDVPDDFDSEDQTPEDHAVEKHPHPDENIELPSDGLPFTITHDPSESSSQSSTESSSSPNHTLNGVCSPSQHPVHPPPPHSANQDSRQMGDASPTSPRKPVGRGSAAALGHLDTDGLSLHSDAVQVRLRQMEAGHQLQVETLKKQVQELWSRLHINGKLTSLPDGENNLESGCLQRCGTTELLSESSWEQIEQQEAEVTQWYSDHPASRCYGCERTFWLATRKHHCRNCGNVFCASCCDQKVAVPSQQLREPNHVCQACYGHLRPSAVPPALPPADLELEKPITASSN; from the exons ATG GTTGAAGAGGGGCAGCAGAGTTTGGAGGCCCATGGGAGCCCCGTACCGGAGGACGAACAG GTCGTGTTCCCGCTGCTGCACGGCGAGTGTGTGGAACATGTCGGGAGGGCAGAGGAGTCTGTCATTGCCTTAACCAGCTACCGCCTTCACATCAAACTCCAAGAGAACGCCGTCAAT GTCCCACTGCAGCTGATCGAGAGCGTGGAGAGTCGGGATCTGACTCAACTGCACCTCACCTGCAAAGACTGCAAGGTCATCAG GTGTAACTTCCTGTCGGCGGAGCAGTGTCAGGATTGGCTGAGGAGGATGAGCGCAGTGGTGCGGCCGCCGGCCCGGCTGGAGGAGCTCTTCGCCTTCGCGTTCCTCTCGTGTAGCGCGAGTGTGTCCGCTGAGGACAGAGAGCTGCATGATGGGATCTGCCGTGCAG GAGGACATCAGCGGAGGTTCAAGCGAGAGCTGGAGAGGATGGGCTTCGACACCCACAGTGCCTGGAGAATCTCCAACATCAACAGCAACTACAG GGTGTGTGACAGTTACCCAGAGCAGATCATCGTGCCTGCTGTGATCACGGACCAGGAGCTGGAGAGCGTGGCTGCGTTTAGATCCTGGAAGAGGATCCCGGCTGTGGTTTACAG ACACCAGAGTTCGGGCGCTGTGATTGGTCGATGCGGGCAGCCAGAGGTCAGCTGGTGGGGTTGGCGAAATGCTGAAGATGAGCATTTGGTGCAAGCCATCGCTAAAGCCTGCGTCACGGATCCAGCTTCGAGCGCAGCGCAGGCGAATGGCTCCTGCGTTCGCCGTCACTCCGGTAAGTCAACGCGACTCTGTTCTTCCTGCTCCGTCACCACAGCTGCTCATTCCCTTCCTGTTTTCACATCAGATCCTCACATGGCCAATGGGAACGTAGAGGCGGAGTCGAGTGCCACGCCCCCTCAGAAGCTCTTAATAATGGACGCCCGGTCGTACGCGGCTGCAGTAGCCAATCGGGCGAAGGGAGGCGGCTGCGAGTGTCCAG AGTATTATCCCAACTGTGAGGTGATGTTCATGGGCATGGCCAACATCCACTCCATCCGGAAGAGCTTCCAGTGTTTGCGGACTCTCTGCGCTCAAGTTCCTGATCCGGTCAA TTGGCTGTCGGCGCTGGAGGGCACTAAATGGCTGCAGCATCTGTCTCTGCTGCTGAAAGCGTCTCTTCTGGTGGTGAACGCAGTGGATCGGGACCGCAGGCCTGTGCTGGTGCACTGCTCCGACGGCTGGGACCGGACGCCTCAGATAGTGGCGCTGTCCAAACTGCTGCTGGACCCCTTCTACAGGACCATCCAG GGTTTTCAGGTGCTGGTGGAGACCGAGTGGTTGGATTACGGTCATAAGTTCGCCGACCGCTGCGGCCACGGCGAGAACGCGGACGATCTGAACGAGCGCTGTCCGGTGTTCCTGCAGTGGCTGGACTGCGTTCATCAGCTCCAGAGACAGTTCCCATGCTCCTTTGAGTTCAGCGAGGCCTTTCTG GTGAAGTTAGCGCAGCACACGTACTCGTGTCTGTTCGGGACGTTCCTGTGCAACAGCGTGAAGGAGCGAGAGGAGCGGCGCGTTCAGGAGAAGACGTGCTCCGTTTGGTCTCTGCTGCGGCCGACGAACACATCCTTCCACAACATCCTCTACTCGCCGCGCTCCGAGACC GTTTTGCACCCAGTGTGTCACGTGAGGAATCTGATGCTATGGAGTGCCGTCTACCTGCCTAACTCCGCCCCCTCCACGCCTTCTGATGAGTCATGTGTGCCACACTCAGCCTCACCTGAGGACACGCCTGTGAGCAG GTTACCAAAGACTCGGTCATATGACGACCTGCCCTCATCGTGTGAGGGTTTAACCCCGAACCGCCGCAGCAGCGACCCCAACAGGAAGGAGAAGTGGCAGGACCACCTGCTCGGCCTGGAGATGGGCGTGACGGCAGAGCCGGACAGAATCCACACGCAGACGTCCGAACGCAGCGCTCTCGGCTTCGACGCGAACGATTCTGAATCATTAAACGGGGCGGAGCTTTGTGTGACTGACAGCCAAATGGAACACATCTCACAGGAAGTGAGAGATGAGGAAAACAGGAAGCTGGAAGTTCTAAAAAACACGCCTGCCTTCGATGTTCCAGACGACTTTGACAGTGAGGACCAAACGCCTGAAGATCACGCTGTGGAAAAACACCCGCATCCTGACGAGAACATCGAGTTACCATCAGACGGATTACCCTTTACTATTACCCACGATCCTTCAGAATCTAGCAGCCAATCCTCCACGGAGAGTTCTTCCAGTCCAAACCACACTCTCAACGGCGTCTGCTCACCTTCCCAGCATCCCGttcatcctcctcctccgcaTTCGGCCAATCAGGACAGCCGCCAGATGGGAGACGCTTCTCCGACGTCGCCCCGTAAGCCTGTCGGGCGAGGGTCCGCGGCGGCGTTAGGGCACCTGGATACGGACGGGTTGAGTCTGCACAGCGACGCCGTACAGGTGCGTCTGCGGCAGATGGAGGCGGGGCATCAGCTGCAGGTGGAGACGCTGAAGAAACAGGTGCAGGAGCTCTGGAGCCGTCTGCACATCAACGGGAAGCTG ACGTCTCTGCCGGACGGGGAGAACAACCTCGAGTCTGGCTGTCTGCAGCGCTGCGGTACCACTGAACTCCTGTCCGAATCCAGCTGGGAACAGATCGAGCAACAGGAAGCAGAG GTGACACAGTGGTACTCGGATCACCCGGCGTCCCGTTGCT
- the LOC137033757 gene encoding myotubularin-related protein 3 isoform X3, whose product MVEEGQQSLEAHGSPVPEDEQVVFPLLHGECVEHVGRAEESVIALTSYRLHIKLQENAVNVPLQLIESVESRDLTQLHLTCKDCKVIRCNFLSAEQCQDWLRRMSAVVRPPARLEELFAFAFLSCSASVSAEDRELHDGICRAGGHQRRFKRELERMGFDTHSAWRISNINSNYRVCDSYPEQIIVPAVITDQELESVAAFRSWKRIPAVVYRHQSSGAVIGRCGQPEVSWWGWRNAEDEHLVQAIAKACVTDPASSAAQANGSCVRRHSDPHMANGNVEAESSATPPQKLLIMDARSYAAAVANRAKGGGCECPEYYPNCEVMFMGMANIHSIRKSFQCLRTLCAQVPDPVNWLSALEGTKWLQHLSLLLKASLLVVNAVDRDRRPVLVHCSDGWDRTPQIVALSKLLLDPFYRTIQGFQVLVETEWLDYGHKFADRCGHGENADDLNERCPVFLQWLDCVHQLQRQFPCSFEFSEAFLVLHPVCHVRNLMLWSAVYLPNSAPSTPSDESCVPHSASPEDTPVSRLPKTRSYDDLPSSCEGLTPNRRSSDPNRKEKWQDHLLGLEMGVTAEPDRIHTQTSERSALGFDANDSESLNGAELCVTDSQMEHISQEVRDEENRKLEVLKNTPAFDVPDDFDSEDQTPEDHAVEKHPHPDENIELPSDGLPFTITHDPSESSSQSSTESSSSPNHTLNGVCSPSQHPVHPPPPHSANQDSRQMGDASPTSPRKPVGRGSAAALGHLDTDGLSLHSDAVQVRLRQMEAGHQLQVETLKKQVQELWSRLHINGKLTSLPDGENNLESGCLQRCGTTELLSESSWEQIEQQEAEVTQWYSDHPASRCYGCERTFWLATRKHHCRNCGNVFCASCCDQKVAVPSQQLREPNHVCQACYGHLRPSAVPPALPPADLELEKPITASSN is encoded by the exons ATG GTTGAAGAGGGGCAGCAGAGTTTGGAGGCCCATGGGAGCCCCGTACCGGAGGACGAACAG GTCGTGTTCCCGCTGCTGCACGGCGAGTGTGTGGAACATGTCGGGAGGGCAGAGGAGTCTGTCATTGCCTTAACCAGCTACCGCCTTCACATCAAACTCCAAGAGAACGCCGTCAAT GTCCCACTGCAGCTGATCGAGAGCGTGGAGAGTCGGGATCTGACTCAACTGCACCTCACCTGCAAAGACTGCAAGGTCATCAG GTGTAACTTCCTGTCGGCGGAGCAGTGTCAGGATTGGCTGAGGAGGATGAGCGCAGTGGTGCGGCCGCCGGCCCGGCTGGAGGAGCTCTTCGCCTTCGCGTTCCTCTCGTGTAGCGCGAGTGTGTCCGCTGAGGACAGAGAGCTGCATGATGGGATCTGCCGTGCAG GAGGACATCAGCGGAGGTTCAAGCGAGAGCTGGAGAGGATGGGCTTCGACACCCACAGTGCCTGGAGAATCTCCAACATCAACAGCAACTACAG GGTGTGTGACAGTTACCCAGAGCAGATCATCGTGCCTGCTGTGATCACGGACCAGGAGCTGGAGAGCGTGGCTGCGTTTAGATCCTGGAAGAGGATCCCGGCTGTGGTTTACAG ACACCAGAGTTCGGGCGCTGTGATTGGTCGATGCGGGCAGCCAGAGGTCAGCTGGTGGGGTTGGCGAAATGCTGAAGATGAGCATTTGGTGCAAGCCATCGCTAAAGCCTGCGTCACGGATCCAGCTTCGAGCGCAGCGCAGGCGAATGGCTCCTGCGTTCGCCGTCACTCCG ATCCTCACATGGCCAATGGGAACGTAGAGGCGGAGTCGAGTGCCACGCCCCCTCAGAAGCTCTTAATAATGGACGCCCGGTCGTACGCGGCTGCAGTAGCCAATCGGGCGAAGGGAGGCGGCTGCGAGTGTCCAG AGTATTATCCCAACTGTGAGGTGATGTTCATGGGCATGGCCAACATCCACTCCATCCGGAAGAGCTTCCAGTGTTTGCGGACTCTCTGCGCTCAAGTTCCTGATCCGGTCAA TTGGCTGTCGGCGCTGGAGGGCACTAAATGGCTGCAGCATCTGTCTCTGCTGCTGAAAGCGTCTCTTCTGGTGGTGAACGCAGTGGATCGGGACCGCAGGCCTGTGCTGGTGCACTGCTCCGACGGCTGGGACCGGACGCCTCAGATAGTGGCGCTGTCCAAACTGCTGCTGGACCCCTTCTACAGGACCATCCAG GGTTTTCAGGTGCTGGTGGAGACCGAGTGGTTGGATTACGGTCATAAGTTCGCCGACCGCTGCGGCCACGGCGAGAACGCGGACGATCTGAACGAGCGCTGTCCGGTGTTCCTGCAGTGGCTGGACTGCGTTCATCAGCTCCAGAGACAGTTCCCATGCTCCTTTGAGTTCAGCGAGGCCTTTCTG GTTTTGCACCCAGTGTGTCACGTGAGGAATCTGATGCTATGGAGTGCCGTCTACCTGCCTAACTCCGCCCCCTCCACGCCTTCTGATGAGTCATGTGTGCCACACTCAGCCTCACCTGAGGACACGCCTGTGAGCAG GTTACCAAAGACTCGGTCATATGACGACCTGCCCTCATCGTGTGAGGGTTTAACCCCGAACCGCCGCAGCAGCGACCCCAACAGGAAGGAGAAGTGGCAGGACCACCTGCTCGGCCTGGAGATGGGCGTGACGGCAGAGCCGGACAGAATCCACACGCAGACGTCCGAACGCAGCGCTCTCGGCTTCGACGCGAACGATTCTGAATCATTAAACGGGGCGGAGCTTTGTGTGACTGACAGCCAAATGGAACACATCTCACAGGAAGTGAGAGATGAGGAAAACAGGAAGCTGGAAGTTCTAAAAAACACGCCTGCCTTCGATGTTCCAGACGACTTTGACAGTGAGGACCAAACGCCTGAAGATCACGCTGTGGAAAAACACCCGCATCCTGACGAGAACATCGAGTTACCATCAGACGGATTACCCTTTACTATTACCCACGATCCTTCAGAATCTAGCAGCCAATCCTCCACGGAGAGTTCTTCCAGTCCAAACCACACTCTCAACGGCGTCTGCTCACCTTCCCAGCATCCCGttcatcctcctcctccgcaTTCGGCCAATCAGGACAGCCGCCAGATGGGAGACGCTTCTCCGACGTCGCCCCGTAAGCCTGTCGGGCGAGGGTCCGCGGCGGCGTTAGGGCACCTGGATACGGACGGGTTGAGTCTGCACAGCGACGCCGTACAGGTGCGTCTGCGGCAGATGGAGGCGGGGCATCAGCTGCAGGTGGAGACGCTGAAGAAACAGGTGCAGGAGCTCTGGAGCCGTCTGCACATCAACGGGAAGCTG ACGTCTCTGCCGGACGGGGAGAACAACCTCGAGTCTGGCTGTCTGCAGCGCTGCGGTACCACTGAACTCCTGTCCGAATCCAGCTGGGAACAGATCGAGCAACAGGAAGCAGAG GTGACACAGTGGTACTCGGATCACCCGGCGTCCCGTTGCT